A single window of Aspergillus oryzae RIB40 DNA, chromosome 8 DNA harbors:
- a CDS encoding putative DUF221 membrane protein (uncharacterized conserved protein), with protein MDLAALNETVNDAAGKAQKNEGLSTQSFLISLAVSGSIFIPVVYIFTFLKDIDHKLFQPGCLADPDLSPLPKGRTLWVKQLWEFMKDDTKLTGRLSLDCRFFLRLLQVAVRLFAPIAVIILPILLPVNYTANNIHVGGLDKLSISNIQKEQHIRWWITIFAATLANIHIWRLLLVEFRLVVKARQNYFHEYFSAQRAATIVVTNIPPGTWNDETLRQIYSAFNGGPVDVILPQQEVCDGKELELRTLLRDLDTMIRVRPHISGKRVVPSSTKLMAYFREKALLECKIHNLGRDIERIKSIALLHFSDLFTAHLLLQARASSIPLALEAHDTDLKTLDPILYYGKLSRTLRSISILVTLNVLAILWAIPISLTGLLSQLVYLDSIDSHLHNLSDKELGAIQGLAPQMAASILMYCFPVVLQFLMKYYIAFERPAVEVLLQRHYFLFLYTQLFIVVSISSGVTTMIPEIVNNVQSVPALLAKNLPKSGNYFYSYFLLQTVTQTALILFRLPDSLWMCLRRDGKKHTLKEVRWSLLYPVFTNLICIGIIYSIISPLITLIGTMAFGIFLITHAYQSIYILEANEDTAGLLYWEALNQLFVGVYTMDLFLIGLFILRNVLGPMIVAIILLAGSALVQNYVRTKLHPLIKFVSASQNEFGKGKTIRSYSVLAVYTCLAYFNNPIMDLASKGRILSFYRLLNMNSVPAEEYIVWPPSVSILQRVSPNQVRQPKDSRLPVAYLLRTVRNNKRRTEFDLHICFWIDEESIMQFSPHLHSTYSKSPGM; from the exons ATGGATCTTGCGGCTTTGAATGAGACCGTCAACGACGCTGCCGGAAAAGCCCAGAAGAACGAAGGTCTTTCTACTCAgtcattcttgatctctttggctGTTTCTGGGAGCATATTCATACCAGTCGTGTATATCTTCACGTTTCTGAAAGATATTGATCACAAGCTTTT CCAGCCAGGATGTTTAGCGGATCCTGATCTCTCGCCATTGCCCAAGGGCAGAACTCTTTGGGTTAAGCAATTATGGGAATTTATGAAAGATGATACGAAACTCACCGGTAGACTTTCATTGGACTGTCGCTTCTTTCTGCGCCTACTACAGGTGGCCGTGAGGCTCTTCGCGCCGATAGCTGTTATTATTCTTCCCATACTACTTCCGGTGAATTACACTGCTAATAACATACATGTTGGAGGCCTTGATAAATTAAGCATATCAAACATCCAAAAAGAGCAGCACATAAGATGGTGGATCACAATTTTCGCTGCAACCTTGGCCAATATCCATATCTGGCGTCTTCTACTTGTGGAATTTAGATTAGTTGTGAAGGCAAGGCAGAACTACTTTCATGAATATTTCTCAGCTCAAAGAGCAGCTACAATAGTGGTTACCAATATCCCACCGGGAACGTGGAATGACGAAACTTTGAGACAGATCTATTCGGCATTTAATGGAGGGCCAGTGGATGTAATCCTGCCACAGCAGGAAGTCTGCGATGGCAAGGAACTCGAGCTTAGAACCCTTCTCCGAGACCTTGATACAATGATACGAGTACGCCCACATATATCTGGGAAAAGGGTTGTTCCCTCAAGCACTAAACTCATGGCTTATTTTCGAGAGAAAGCCCTTCTTGAATGCAAAATTCACAATCTGGGAAGAGACATTGAAAGAATTAAGAGTATTGCACTACTTCACTTCTCAGACTTGTTCACAGCtcatctgctgctgcaagCAAGAGCATCTTCAATACCATTGGCACTAGAAGCACATGATACTGACTTAAAAACCTTGGATCCTATCCTTTACTACGGCAAACTTTCCAGAACTCTGCGGAGTATCAGTATCCTCGTGACCCTAAATGTTTTGGCCATACTTTGGGCAATCCCAATATCCTTGACGGGACTTTTGTCACAGCTTGTTTACTTGGATTCGATTGACTCGCATTTGCATAACCTGTCAGACAAAGAATTAGGTGCTATTCAAGGGCTGGCTCCTCAAATGGCAGCATCCATCCTTATGTACTGTTTTCCGGTCGTTCTTCAGTTTCTGATGAAATACTATATTGCATTCGAGCGTCCAGCTGTCGAGGTCTTGCTACAAAGAcattactttctttttctttacacTCAGCTTTTTATTGTAgtttcaatatcttctggCGTAACAACTATGATCCCTGAGATTGTCAACAACGTTCAATCGGTACCAGCATTATTGGCCAAGAATTTGCCCAAGTCGGGAAATTACTTCTATTCCTACTTCTTATTGCAAACTGTCACACAAACTGCTTTGATATTATTCCGACTACCTGACAGCCTTTGGATGTGTTTAAGACGAGATGGAAAAAAGCATACCTTAAAAGAGGTGCGATGGAGCCTACTCTATCCCGTTTTCACAAACCTTATCTGTATAG GTATTATCTATTCTATAATCTCCCCCCTTATAACACTGATTGGAACTATGGCGTTCGGAATTTTTCTGATAACACATGCCTATCAATCAATTTACATACTAGAAGCAAATGAGGACACCGCAGGCTTGTTATACTGGGAAGCACTGAATCAACTATTTGTCGGTGTATATACGATGGACCTTTTCCTCATTGGCCTTTTTATTTTGCGAAATGTTTTAGGACCCATGATTGTTGCTATTATCCTACTTGCCGGGTCTGCACTAGTACAGAATTATGTTCGGACAAAACTGCATCCCCTTATCAAGTTTGTTTCTGCCAGCCAAAATGAATTCGGTA AGGGTAAGACAATCAGGTCATATTCCGTCCTGGCTGTATACACTTGCTTGGCTTATTTCAACAATCCTATAATGGACTTAGCATCCAAAGGCCGAATCTTAAGTTTCTATAGACTACTGAATATGAATTCAGTGCCCGCCGAGGAATACATTGTTTGGCCCCCATCCGTATCAATCTTGCAGCGGGTATCACCGAATCAAGTAAGACA GCCAAAAGACTCTCGTCTACCAGTTGCTTACCTTCTACGCACAGTGCGAAATAACAAGAGAAGGACTGAGTTTGATCTCCATATTTGCTTTTGGATTGATGAGGAGTCAATTATGCAGTTCTCTCCTCACCTACATAGCACTTACTCTAAAAGTCCTGGTATGTAA